A stretch of Corallococcus macrosporus DNA encodes these proteins:
- a CDS encoding lipocalin-like domain-containing protein, giving the protein MGRGLVIGVVLVLAALGAAVGVVLRDTEDTGSANSGGMTVASAMGGNGNMEGYARAMEPRPFRFPEDHGPHPDFRTEWWYWTGNLETQDGRAFGYQFTLFRSALAPEKPRRESGWGTRQVFMGHFTLTDVSAGRFHVTERFSRAAQGLAGADGTPFHVWLQDWDVRGEGPDGTWPMHLRAQGDGVTLELTLDEGKPPVLQGDKGLSQKGPQRGNASYYYSLSRMPSRGTVSVDGQTVQVKGESWMDREWSTSALSGDQVGWDWFALQFTDGSELMLYQLRKKDGTKDAFSAGTYVPATGEAVHLRAEDMQLEPRGTWKSPRGGEYPAGWRVQVPKVALALTVTPKLPDQELPVLVRYWEGAVTVDGTREGNPVQGRGYLEMTGYADSPRSDETVRSRTP; this is encoded by the coding sequence ATGGGGCGGGGACTCGTCATCGGGGTGGTGCTGGTGCTCGCGGCGCTGGGCGCGGCGGTGGGCGTGGTGCTGCGGGACACGGAGGACACCGGCTCCGCGAACAGCGGCGGCATGACGGTCGCGTCCGCGATGGGCGGCAACGGGAACATGGAGGGCTACGCGCGCGCGATGGAGCCCCGGCCCTTCCGCTTCCCGGAGGACCACGGCCCCCACCCCGACTTCCGCACCGAGTGGTGGTACTGGACGGGGAATCTGGAGACGCAGGACGGGCGGGCCTTCGGCTACCAGTTCACGCTGTTCCGCAGCGCGCTGGCGCCGGAGAAGCCACGGCGCGAGTCCGGCTGGGGCACGCGGCAGGTGTTCATGGGCCACTTCACGCTGACGGACGTGAGCGCGGGGCGGTTCCACGTCACGGAGCGCTTCAGCCGCGCGGCGCAGGGGCTGGCGGGCGCGGACGGGACGCCGTTCCATGTCTGGCTTCAGGACTGGGACGTGCGCGGCGAGGGCCCGGACGGCACGTGGCCCATGCACCTGCGCGCGCAGGGCGACGGCGTGACGCTGGAGCTGACGCTGGACGAGGGCAAGCCGCCGGTGCTCCAGGGTGACAAGGGCCTGAGCCAGAAGGGGCCGCAGCGGGGCAACGCGTCCTACTACTACTCGCTGTCGCGCATGCCCTCACGGGGCACGGTGTCGGTGGACGGGCAGACGGTGCAGGTGAAGGGCGAGAGCTGGATGGACCGCGAGTGGAGCACCAGCGCGCTGAGCGGCGACCAGGTGGGCTGGGACTGGTTCGCGCTCCAGTTCACCGACGGCAGCGAGCTGATGCTCTACCAGCTGCGCAAGAAGGACGGGACGAAGGACGCGTTCAGCGCGGGCACGTACGTCCCCGCGACGGGCGAGGCCGTGCACCTGCGCGCGGAGGACATGCAGTTGGAGCCACGGGGGACCTGGAAGAGTCCGCGCGGCGGCGAGTACCCGGCGGGCTGGCGCGTCCAGGTGCCGAAGGTAGCGCTGGCGCTCACCGTGACGCCGAAGCTCCCGGACCAGGAGCTGCCGGTGCTGGTGCGCTACTGGGAGGGCGCGGTGACGGTGGACGGCACGCGCGAGGGCAACCCCGTGCAGGGGCGCGGCTACCTGGAGATGACCGGGTACGCGGACTCGCCCCGGAGCGACGAGACCGTGCGCAGCCGCA
- a CDS encoding FtsX-like permease family protein, translated as MRTLLARSSLRHLGGHPWLTALSLLGIAMGVAVVVSIDLASGSALRAFEQSTDVVAGRATHQITGGTSGLPEGVYTALKLRPDAPDAAPVVQGFVQVEGGNQRTLTLLGLDPFAEGPFRDFSTGNAVGDVGALLTRPGTVVMGAKTARALGVKAGDTLPVTVTGLRRELRVSALLTPAQETTERALESLLIADISTAQEVLGMEGRLTRVDLRLKGGEAQAAPLRATLPPGAELVQTSGRAGTVEQMTRAFRTNLTALSLLALVVGMFLIYNTMTFSVVQRRGMLGRLRAVGVTRGELFAVVLGEALMLGIVGTTAGLLLGILMASGLVGLITRTINDLYFVVNVRRLSLEPFTLIKGLSLGLGATVLAALVPAWEAARAAPVTALRRSTVEDVSRNRAPRLAVLGVLILAVAAAVLAWPTQALLPAYAGLFAVLLGSALLVPWVTEKLTVASARPLGALFGPLGRMAARGVTASLSRTAVALAALMVAVATTVGVGLMVSSFRGTVAAWLESALQADVFVSPPSLVARRGDSSLVPGLAEKLRSTPGVEASGSIRVIHVRINDVDTDLLAVDFARGHERTYRFKEGRAEDVWRQLDASPDALIVSEPFAFHRDVHAGDTLRVATDKGPHDFRVAGVYFDYGSDVGTVLMPRATYEHWYEDRGVSGLSLFAAPGQDVDELVARVRDRAGGEQALNVRANRALRQASMEVFDRTFTITQVLRLLAIGVAFVGVLSALMSLQLERAREFAVLRATGLTPGQLWGMVSLQTGLLGLLAGLFSIPLGLALAYVLVHVINQRSFGWTLQLVVSSGVVGQALVLALVAAALAGLYPAWRMARANPAMALREE; from the coding sequence ATGAGGACGCTGCTCGCGCGCTCCAGCCTGCGGCACCTGGGCGGGCACCCGTGGCTCACGGCGCTGTCGCTGCTGGGCATCGCGATGGGCGTGGCGGTGGTGGTGTCCATCGACCTGGCGAGCGGCAGCGCGCTGCGCGCCTTCGAGCAGTCCACGGACGTGGTCGCGGGCCGCGCCACGCATCAAATCACCGGCGGCACGTCGGGCCTGCCGGAGGGCGTCTACACGGCGCTGAAGCTCCGGCCGGACGCACCGGACGCGGCGCCCGTGGTGCAGGGCTTCGTGCAGGTGGAGGGCGGCAACCAGCGCACGCTCACGCTGCTGGGCCTGGATCCGTTCGCGGAAGGCCCCTTCCGGGACTTCTCCACCGGCAACGCGGTGGGCGACGTGGGCGCGCTGCTCACGCGGCCCGGCACGGTGGTGATGGGCGCGAAGACGGCGCGGGCGCTGGGCGTGAAGGCCGGGGACACGCTGCCGGTGACGGTGACGGGGCTGCGCCGGGAACTGCGCGTGTCGGCCCTGCTGACGCCCGCGCAGGAGACGACGGAGCGCGCGCTGGAGTCGCTGCTCATCGCGGACATCTCCACCGCGCAGGAGGTGCTGGGGATGGAAGGCCGGCTGACGCGCGTGGACCTGCGCCTGAAGGGCGGAGAGGCCCAGGCCGCGCCGCTGAGGGCCACACTGCCGCCGGGCGCGGAGCTGGTGCAGACCTCCGGACGCGCGGGCACGGTGGAGCAGATGACGCGCGCGTTCCGCACCAACCTCACCGCGCTGTCGCTGCTGGCGCTCGTGGTGGGGATGTTCCTCATCTACAACACGATGACGTTCTCCGTGGTGCAGCGGCGCGGGATGCTGGGCCGGCTGCGCGCGGTGGGCGTGACGCGCGGCGAGCTGTTCGCGGTGGTGCTGGGAGAGGCCCTGATGCTGGGCATCGTGGGCACCACGGCGGGGCTGCTGCTGGGCATCCTGATGGCCAGCGGCCTGGTGGGCCTCATCACCCGCACCATCAATGATTTGTACTTCGTGGTGAACGTGCGGCGTCTGTCCTTGGAGCCCTTCACGCTCATCAAGGGCCTGAGCCTGGGCCTGGGCGCGACGGTGCTGGCGGCGCTGGTGCCCGCGTGGGAGGCGGCGCGCGCGGCCCCGGTGACGGCGCTGCGGCGCTCGACGGTGGAGGACGTGTCGCGCAACCGGGCGCCCCGGCTGGCGGTGCTGGGGGTGCTCATCCTGGCCGTCGCGGCGGCGGTGCTCGCGTGGCCCACGCAGGCCCTGCTGCCCGCGTACGCGGGGCTCTTCGCCGTACTGCTGGGCAGCGCGCTGCTGGTGCCCTGGGTGACGGAGAAGCTGACGGTGGCGTCGGCGCGGCCGCTGGGCGCGCTGTTCGGTCCCCTGGGCCGCATGGCGGCGCGCGGCGTGACGGCGAGCCTGTCACGCACGGCGGTGGCGCTGGCGGCGCTGATGGTCGCGGTGGCGACGACGGTGGGCGTGGGCCTGATGGTGTCCAGCTTCCGCGGCACGGTGGCGGCGTGGCTGGAGTCCGCGTTGCAGGCGGACGTGTTCGTGTCCCCGCCGTCGCTGGTGGCGCGGCGCGGGGACTCCTCGCTGGTGCCCGGGCTCGCGGAGAAGCTGCGGTCCACCCCGGGCGTCGAGGCGAGCGGCTCCATCCGCGTCATCCACGTGCGCATCAACGACGTGGACACGGACCTGCTGGCGGTGGACTTCGCCAGGGGGCACGAGCGGACGTACCGCTTCAAGGAGGGGCGCGCGGAGGACGTGTGGCGGCAGCTGGATGCATCCCCGGATGCGCTCATCGTGTCGGAGCCCTTCGCGTTCCACCGGGACGTGCACGCGGGCGACACGCTGCGCGTCGCGACGGACAAGGGGCCGCACGACTTCCGCGTGGCGGGCGTGTACTTCGACTACGGCTCGGACGTGGGCACGGTGCTGATGCCGCGCGCGACGTACGAGCACTGGTACGAGGACCGGGGCGTGTCCGGCCTGTCCCTCTTCGCCGCGCCCGGACAGGACGTGGACGAGCTGGTGGCCCGGGTGCGCGACCGCGCGGGCGGTGAGCAGGCGTTGAACGTGCGCGCGAACCGGGCGCTGCGGCAGGCGTCCATGGAGGTCTTCGACCGCACCTTCACCATCACGCAGGTGCTGCGTCTGCTGGCCATTGGCGTCGCGTTCGTGGGCGTGCTGAGCGCGCTGATGTCGCTGCAACTGGAGCGGGCGCGCGAGTTCGCGGTGCTGCGCGCGACGGGGCTCACGCCGGGACAGCTCTGGGGCATGGTGTCGTTGCAGACGGGGCTCTTGGGATTGCTCGCGGGGTTGTTCTCCATCCCGCTGGGGCTGGCCTTGGCCTACGTGCTGGTGCACGTCATCAACCAGCGCTCGTTCGGGTGGACGTTGCAGTTGGTGGTGTCGTCCGGCGTGGTGGGACAGGCACTGGTGCTGGCCCTGGTGGCGGCGGCGCTCGCGGGGTTGTACCCGGCGTGGCGCATGGCGCGCGCGAACCCGGCCATGGCGCTGCGGGAGGAGTGA